In Silene latifolia isolate original U9 population chromosome 3, ASM4854445v1, whole genome shotgun sequence, a single window of DNA contains:
- the LOC141649375 gene encoding uncharacterized protein LOC141649375 codes for MVARIRGLGAKKLSYAGRVTLINAVLNTLQNYWAQMFIIPKSIINHIMAICRNYLWNGSTIYQRVPLVAWDKVTMPKKEGGLGIRRADTWNIATVGKLVDWIYCKADALDQMVKEKLKNGYEDGSWNVNPKGYSIRNGYDWLSPDHPQLDWPAIVWNNWNVPKHSMTTWLRMHEGMNVKSKLVRYGCCADDLCLLCQLQPENVEHLFNTCVYTVKVQACLVHWFDGCFPTMTGLIATKRDSAQWKIKVAMFNAITYSIWYQRNNARINDCVVRPEVVAERIEEEVRRRIKRKSGNVADGIRSLNIRVAS; via the exons ATGGTAGCTAGAATTCGAGGATTGGGAGCCAAAAAGTTATCCTATGCTGGCAGGGTGACTCTTATCAATGCAGTTTTGAATACTCTTCAGAATTATTGGGCACAGATGTTTATAATACCCAAGAGCATTATCAACCACATAATGGCTATCTGCAGGAACTACTTGTGGAATGGATCAACTATATACCAGAGAGTTCCATTGGTTGCCTGGGATAAGGTAACGATGCCAAAAAAGGAAGGTGGTCTGGGGATTAGACGAGCAGATACTTGGAATATAGCCACTGTGGGCAAGCTAGTAGACTGGATTTATTGTAAAGCGGATGCACTGGATCAAATGG TGAAAGAAAAATTGAAGAATGGCTATGAAGATGGCAGCTGGAATGTGAATCCTAAAGGGTATTCTATCAGGAATGGGTATGATTGGCTCTCCCCTGATCACCCTCAACTTGACTGGCCTGCTATAGTTTGGAATAATTGGAATGTGCCTAAACATTCTATGACTACATGGCTTAGAATGCATGAGGGCATGAATGTGAAGAGCAAACTTGTGAGGTATGGGTGCTGTGCTGATGACCTATGCCTGCTCTGTCAGTTACAACCTGAAAATGTAGAGCATCTGTTCAATACCTGTGTATACACTGTCAAAGTACAAGCCTGTTTAGTTCACTGGTTTGATGGATGTTTCCCTACGATGACTGGCCTGATTGCCACCAAGCGAGACAGTGCTCAATGGAAAATCAAGGTGGCTATGTTCAATGCTATTACGTATTCAATCTGGTATCAAAGGAATAATGCAAGAATCAATGACTGTGTAGTTCGACCTGAAGTTGTGGCAGAACGAATAGAGGAAGAAGTAAGGAGGAGAATTAAGAGGAAAAGCGGGAATGTAGCTGATGGGATTCGATCCCTGAACATTAGAGTAGCTTCTTGA